From the Triticum urartu cultivar G1812 chromosome 4, Tu2.1, whole genome shotgun sequence genome, the window GAAGAATATATAAAAATAGTCCTGACAGAAGCGACTGTCGTCGCTGAATCTACATTTGCATTCAGACTGAAGCAAAGATTAAGAACTCGCAAAAGAAAAGCAGGGGAATCAATCAAAGCTGCTATATTGTGATTGGCCTTGTGCATGAACGTCTTGGTTGATGATTTAGAAAATTTGAGAAACTAGAATTGTCAAAAATGGAAGGCCAATGCATTTCATCACAAATCAAACAGGCCTGTGGAATCAATCATAAATCTGTGTAATCTAAAAAGAAGTCCCCTTGTTCGTCACTCTGATTTCCCCCCATTGCCATTGTTGATGTTTGTCTTGTTGGCCTTGGCGGCGTAGGCGGCGCCGTGGAAGTCGAGGAAGAGCGCGAGCAGGGAGGCGTTGAAGACGGCGTTGAAGGCCCACCCTGCCATCCCCTCGCACCCGCCGCCGGCGAAGTGGAACCAGAGCATGACGACGGAGGCGGCGAAGCTGAAGAGGAACTGCAGGATCTGCAGCTCGGTGACGGCGCGCTTCCATCGCGGCGGCCAGCGGAGGCCGAGGGTGCAGCAGAGGTAGTAGGCGTACATGACGACGTGGACGGCGGCGTTGGTGACGAGCGCGACGGGCATGAGCGACTGGCGCGTGGCGAGCCAGAGGTAGCACATGGCGATGACGAGGGCGTGGTGGTAGACGTGGAGCAGGGTGAGCGGGCGGCGGGCGAGGAGGATGAGCAGCGTGTCGCCGAGCTCGTACATCTTGGAGAGGTAGAAGACGTGCGCCCAGAAGAAGACCGGGCCCGACGGCTCCGTGGCGCCGCCCGGCGGGAAGCAGAAGGCCCAGCGCGGCGAGGGCGCCGTGGCCGCGGCGGAGAGCACGCAGCCGGCGGCCATCGCGGCGGAGAGGGCGAGGAGGACGCAGTTGTGCAGCGCGGAGACGGCGCGGAGGGCGCGCGGCGGGAGGGGCGGGAGGGGCAGGATGCGGCGGTGGAGGAG encodes:
- the LOC125550333 gene encoding elongation of fatty acids protein 3-like; this translates as MAAALLRHVRWLLVEHPAVASFHWRPGTTLAASPSFPAAVICAYLATVLLLHRRILPLPPLPPRALRAVSALHNCVLLALSAAMAAGCVLSAAATAPSPRWAFCFPPGGATEPSGPVFFWAHVFYLSKMYELGDTLLILLARRPLTLLHVYHHALVIAMCYLWLATRQSLMPVALVTNAAVHVVMYAYYLCCTLGLRWPPRWKRAVTELQILQFLFSFAASVVMLWFHFAGGGCEGMAGWAFNAVFNASLLALFLDFHGAAYAAKANKTNINNGNGGKSE